In Nonlabens agnitus, the DNA window TTTATTACTGGACGCTTTACATCTCGTAGAAGCTAGAAATGCGGTAGGATTCGGGATTTTAGCATTCGTTAGTTTGTATCCATCCTTAATTCTGATTCTCATAGGTGGAATTTTGACCTTTCGCAAAAGACGTAAGGCAAAACTGCTTTCCTAGTTGCGTTCTTTATTGGAAATGAAAATCAATCTTGCATTTTTAAAATTGAGGCGCGTTTAAGTTAAGAACTTAAAAGCCTTTCCAATAATTCCATCAATGGCTTGAATGTAGGAATCTATTTCCTGGAAATCATCGATAATCGTGAGCCCAACATCTTCTTTAAATTTTTAAAGAATTAGCAGCGCTCCGTTCCAGCAGCAAAGTAATTATGTTCCTTTTATCACATTCTTGAAAGGGATTGGCTAACTTTCGCATTTCATTAAAGTTCTAAATTTTACTCGATGAATCTAAAGCCAGGAGACAAGGTCAACCTTCTTATTGAACGAGAGACACCACTAGGTTTCACCGTACTAATAGAAAATGAATTTGAGGGACTCGTCTATCACGACGACGTATTCATTGAGCTGGAAGAAGGTATGGAAGGCATAGGTTTTATCAAAAACATACGTGAAGACGGTAAGATTGACGTCACCTTGAGACCGCAAGGTTATGTAAACGTGATTGAAACCGACTCTGAAACCATACTGGAAACCCTACGCGAAAGCCCATCTGGTGCCATCATGATAACAGATAAGAGCTCGCCAGATCAAATACGCCATGAGTTCAACATGAGTAAAAAGTCCTTTAAAAAAGCCGTAGGGAATCTATACAAGCATAAACTCATCAACATTTTGGACGACCGCATTGAGCTGTTAGTGAAACAATAAGAAGAGTAAATTTTCGTTTCAGTGGAACCTAACCCTAAAAACGAAGTGATGAAATCTTTCAAAACCAATTTTCCTGCAGTATTCCTTTTTGGAATCAGTTTATTTATTTTTTCATGTTCCTCTGATGATGATAATCCTAACAATCTCACAATCCAAAATAAGATTAGGGCTAATGTAGGTATTGGAACCTGGAGAATTACCAGCTTTATCGATTCGGGTACCGATGAAACCAGCGATTTCACTGGCTATAATTTTACCTTTAATGCAAATGGTGTTTTAAATGCCACTAACGGCGTCAATTCCTATGATGGAACTTGGAGCGTGGAAAGCAGCAATAGCAG includes these proteins:
- a CDS encoding S1 RNA-binding domain-containing protein, which translates into the protein MNLKPGDKVNLLIERETPLGFTVLIENEFEGLVYHDDVFIELEEGMEGIGFIKNIREDGKIDVTLRPQGYVNVIETDSETILETLRESPSGAIMITDKSSPDQIRHEFNMSKKSFKKAVGNLYKHKLINILDDRIELLVKQ
- a CDS encoding META domain-containing protein — its product is MKSFKTNFPAVFLFGISLFIFSCSSDDDNPNNLTIQNKIRANVGIGTWRITSFIDSGTDETSDFTGYNFTFNANGVLNATNGVNSYDGTWSVESSNSSDDSPDDLDFNINFTVMNDFEDLSDDWDIISQSSTKIELIDISGGNGGTDLLTFERN